In the genome of Methanoculleus horonobensis, one region contains:
- a CDS encoding kelch repeat-containing protein, translating to MITITLLLLVGTASAAAPDAAFSGIPTSGTAPLTVAFTDASTGGPTGWAWFFGDETYDEPWTNQTATPGADAGWSARQMHTSVAMPDGSIVLMGGEDESGRLNDTWRSTDGGATWTEVNASAGWTARQMHTSVALPNGSIVLMGGYNGTTYFNDTWRSTDGGATWTNITPQDPGDLWTARWGHTSVALPDGSIVLMGGWDSRGWLNDTWQSTDGGATWTNQTATPGAMPGGRHGSGTAASHCRTEAL from the coding sequence TTGATTACTATAACTCTTTTGCTGCTTGTCGGCACCGCAAGTGCTGCCGCACCTGACGCGGCGTTCAGCGGCATCCCGACGTCCGGCACCGCACCCCTGACCGTCGCCTTCACCGACGCCTCGACCGGGGGTCCGACCGGGTGGGCGTGGTTCTTCGGCGACGAGACGTATGATGAGCCGTGGACGAACCAGACCGCCACACCCGGGGCCGATGCCGGGTGGTCGGCAAGACAGATGCATACCAGCGTCGCGATGCCGGACGGAAGCATCGTGCTCATGGGCGGCGAGGATGAGAGCGGCCGGCTGAACGACACCTGGCGGTCGACCGATGGCGGTGCAACCTGGACGGAAGTGAACGCGAGTGCCGGGTGGACGGCAAGACAGATGCATACCAGCGTCGCACTGCCGAACGGGAGCATCGTGCTCATGGGCGGTTATAACGGCACCACCTATTTCAACGACACCTGGCGGTCAACGGATGGCGGCGCAACCTGGACGAATATCACTCCCCAAGACCCGGGGGACCTATGGACGGCAAGATGGGGCCACACCAGCGTCGCACTGCCGGATGGAAGCATCGTGCTCATGGGCGGCTGGGATAGTCGTGGCTGGCTGAACGACACCTGGCAGTCGACCGATGGTGGAGCCACATGGACGAACCAGACCGCCACACCCGGGGCGATGCCGGGTGGTCGGCACGGCTCGGGCACAGCAGCGTCGCACTGCCGGACGGAAGCATTGTAG
- a CDS encoding iron-sulfur cluster assembly scaffold protein, whose protein sequence is MYTEKVIEEFTNPENVGELADADAVGEAGSPTCGDIMKIYLKVEGDLIVDARFQTFGCAAAIASSSMATRMILGMTLTEAWNLSNADVVDALGGLPEPKVHCSLLARDAIRAAIDDFQTRRGLEPLERGSGCCCSEEGGCGSCPGND, encoded by the coding sequence ATGTATACCGAGAAAGTGATTGAAGAGTTCACGAACCCCGAGAACGTGGGCGAACTGGCCGACGCAGACGCCGTCGGCGAGGCGGGGAGCCCGACCTGCGGGGATATCATGAAGATCTACCTGAAAGTCGAGGGCGACCTGATCGTTGACGCCCGGTTCCAGACCTTCGGGTGCGCGGCGGCGATCGCCTCGAGTTCGATGGCAACCCGGATGATCCTGGGGATGACCCTCACAGAGGCATGGAACCTCTCGAACGCCGACGTGGTGGACGCCCTCGGCGGCCTCCCGGAACCGAAGGTGCACTGCTCGCTCCTCGCCCGCGACGCCATCCGGGCGGCTATAGACGACTTCCAGACCCGTCGCGGGCTCGAGCCCCTGGAGAGGGGATCCGGCTGCTGCTGCTCCGAGGAGGGCGGCTGCGGTTCCTGCCCCGGGAACGATTAA
- a CDS encoding cache domain-containing protein produces the protein MRISPTSFLCLCVLGLLLMAAGCTQSEPDSNASTPGSPEPNYTSNETLVAFVESAVEYARVNGKEKALAEFSDPNGSFVRGELYIYAYDFNNVALAHPFDPDKIGVNRMDELDAFGNPYTRQFIDAAENGSGFVRFYYVNPAHNRTVESKLGYVMKVDEDWWLGSGIYTGPAEQVTENSQAQS, from the coding sequence ATGAGAATCTCGCCAACCTCATTCCTGTGCCTCTGCGTCCTCGGCCTGCTCCTCATGGCCGCCGGATGCACGCAGAGCGAGCCGGATAGCAACGCCTCGACGCCGGGAAGCCCCGAACCCAACTACACCTCCAATGAAACGCTCGTCGCCTTCGTCGAGAGCGCGGTCGAGTACGCGAGAGTCAACGGCAAAGAAAAGGCCCTCGCCGAGTTCTCCGACCCGAACGGGTCGTTCGTCAGGGGTGAACTCTACATCTATGCCTACGACTTCAACAACGTCGCCCTCGCCCACCCGTTCGACCCCGACAAGATCGGCGTGAACCGGATGGACGAGCTCGACGCCTTCGGCAACCCCTACACCCGGCAGTTCATCGACGCGGCGGAGAACGGCTCCGGGTTCGTCCGGTTCTACTATGTCAACCCCGCACACAACCGGACGGTCGAATCAAAACTGGGATACGTGATGAAGGTGGACGAGGACTGGTGGCTCGGCTCCGGAATCTACACGGGGCCGGCAGAGCAGGTCACGGAAAACAGCCAGGCACAGAGTTAA
- a CDS encoding DUF1890 domain-containing protein, which translates to MTENDEKTALILLGCPQVPVQTSMALYLIHGLKEHGIRPVIAGTVAARKLMEVADPGRHYLEEMTDLDDAIDEITGKQRDFDLCFVFIHNDSGIAYAGTMAYISRARLYTLIFGEHAEELAGEIEFPCEVVAAKAVHNPMPLKRKLDEVMQWAVSKR; encoded by the coding sequence ATGACGGAGAACGACGAAAAAACCGCGCTGATCCTGCTCGGGTGCCCGCAGGTCCCCGTCCAGACGAGCATGGCGCTCTACCTGATCCACGGGTTAAAGGAGCACGGTATCCGGCCGGTGATCGCCGGGACGGTGGCCGCGCGAAAACTGATGGAGGTCGCCGACCCGGGCCGGCACTACCTGGAGGAGATGACCGACCTCGACGATGCGATCGACGAGATCACGGGGAAGCAGCGGGACTTCGACCTCTGCTTCGTCTTCATCCACAACGATTCCGGGATCGCCTATGCGGGGACGATGGCCTACATATCGAGAGCACGGCTGTATACGCTCATCTTCGGGGAGCACGCGGAAGAACTCGCCGGCGAGATCGAGTTCCCCTGCGAGGTCGTCGCGGCGAAGGCCGTCCACAACCCGATGCCGCTGAAGCGCAAACTCGACGAGGTGATGCAATGGGCTGTCTCGAAGCGCTGA
- the fdhD gene encoding formate dehydrogenase accessory sulfurtransferase FdhD, whose protein sequence is MEIVCRAGIQVTGDGAREVHDDIIVEDRVRLFLNGELLTTLVASRDRLDELGAGFVISEGLVDEVDSVNVSGNDVHITAPARRDVELATESSGGSCALCEPRSVESSITTTVETIRAVTASIESEVWRKTGAVHCSVLFCNGEFVTRACDVGRHNTVDKVVGHAALRGLDRSTCILGCTGRQPAGMVAKAANAGIPIVVSRAASTDRGILTAKEAGLTLVCFSRGERFTIYTHPERVPEVLEELGKTQK, encoded by the coding sequence ATGGAGATCGTCTGCCGTGCCGGCATCCAGGTGACAGGTGACGGCGCGCGCGAGGTTCATGACGACATCATCGTCGAGGACCGCGTCCGGCTCTTCCTGAACGGGGAGCTCCTGACGACCCTGGTGGCGAGCCGCGACCGTCTCGACGAACTCGGTGCCGGGTTCGTCATCAGCGAGGGACTCGTCGATGAGGTCGATTCGGTGAACGTCTCGGGAAACGACGTCCACATCACCGCCCCGGCCCGGAGGGATGTCGAGCTCGCGACGGAGTCGTCCGGGGGCTCCTGCGCGCTCTGCGAGCCGAGATCGGTCGAGTCGTCGATCACCACCACGGTGGAGACGATCCGTGCGGTCACGGCATCGATCGAGTCCGAGGTCTGGCGGAAGACCGGGGCAGTCCACTGCTCGGTTCTCTTCTGCAACGGCGAGTTCGTCACCCGGGCCTGCGATGTCGGGAGGCACAACACCGTCGACAAGGTCGTGGGCCATGCGGCCCTCCGCGGGCTCGACCGGTCGACCTGCATCCTCGGGTGCACGGGGAGACAGCCGGCGGGGATGGTGGCGAAGGCTGCGAACGCTGGCATCCCGATCGTCGTCTCCCGCGCTGCATCGACCGACCGCGGCATCCTGACGGCGAAGGAGGCGGGCCTCACCCTGGTCTGCTTCTCGCGGGGGGAGCGGTTCACCATCTATACGCACCCCGAACGGGTGCCTGAAGTCCTTGAAGAACTGGGGAAGACTCAAAAATGA
- a CDS encoding PGF-pre-PGF domain-containing protein has protein sequence MDEPDRHTRGDAGWSARLGHSSVALPDGSIVVMGGMDDSVGFRNDVWRSTDGGATWTEVNGSSGWTARDMHTSVALPDGSIVLMGGSDSPITPMNDVWRSIDGGAHWTNITPQDPGDLWTARHAHTSVALPDGSIVIMGGNNGTNRLNDTWQLQPAGSSLQNPTHTYTAPGTYSPTLQAFNADGYDSTQRIDYIMVTAAPAPTPTSRPVYSGGGGGGGSTAGPDGGYNVGGDSAVSKVAVTGTGLKTFIITGWKQSSPGAGIPPAPPIVYQYVDLVPARFETITGANITFSVPQTWLAEHGFTPGEIVMYHYNGTAWEALPTWVVDAAGTTVTFRAATPGFSLFAISGVEQAEAVTTPTAAQTTARAVAEPTATETTGAPAGGAAPEFPLGTVALVAGIVLVLAGAGYLVRRWWIIRQNPALFQKYD, from the coding sequence ATGGACGAACCAGACCGCCACACCCGGGGCGATGCCGGGTGGTCGGCACGGCTCGGGCACAGCAGCGTCGCACTGCCGGACGGAAGCATTGTAGTCATGGGCGGGATGGATGACAGCGTTGGCTTCCGGAACGACGTGTGGCGGTCGACCGATGGCGGAGCAACCTGGACGGAGGTGAACGGGAGTTCCGGGTGGACGGCAAGGGACATGCACACCAGCGTCGCGCTCCCGGATGGCAGCATCGTGCTCATGGGTGGCTCGGACTCCCCCATCACTCCTATGAATGACGTCTGGCGGTCGATCGATGGCGGCGCTCACTGGACGAATATCACTCCGCAAGACCCGGGGGACCTATGGACGGCGAGACACGCCCACACCAGCGTCGCGCTGCCGGACGGCAGCATCGTAATCATGGGCGGTAATAACGGCACCAACCGCCTGAACGACACCTGGCAGCTCCAGCCCGCCGGATCGTCGCTCCAGAACCCCACACACACCTATACCGCTCCGGGCACCTATTCGCCAACGCTGCAGGCGTTCAACGCCGACGGCTACGACAGCACACAACGGATCGACTACATCATGGTCACGGCCGCACCTGCACCGACCCCGACCAGCAGGCCGGTCTACAGCGGCGGCGGTGGTGGCGGCGGCTCGACGGCCGGGCCGGACGGCGGCTATAACGTGGGCGGCGACTCCGCCGTGAGCAAGGTCGCCGTCACCGGAACCGGGCTCAAGACGTTCATCATCACCGGCTGGAAGCAGTCCTCCCCGGGAGCCGGGATTCCCCCGGCGCCGCCCATTGTTTACCAGTACGTCGACCTGGTGCCGGCCCGATTCGAGACGATCACCGGCGCGAACATCACCTTCTCCGTCCCGCAGACGTGGCTCGCGGAGCACGGGTTCACCCCGGGTGAGATCGTGATGTACCACTACAACGGCACGGCATGGGAGGCCCTCCCGACGTGGGTCGTGGATGCCGCCGGGACGACGGTCACCTTCAGGGCGGCGACCCCCGGGTTCTCGCTCTTTGCGATCAGCGGGGTCGAGCAGGCCGAGGCCGTGACGACCCCGACAGCGGCACAGACCACTGCGCGTGCGGTCGCAGAACCCACCGCGACAGAGACCACGGGCGCTCCGGCCGGCGGGGCGGCGCCTGAGTTCCCGCTCGGAACGGTCGCCCTTGTCGCCGGGATCGTCCTGGTGCTCGCCGGGGCCGGCTACCTGGTTCGCCGCTGGTGGATCATACGGCAGAACCCGGCGCTCTTCCAGAAATACGATTGA
- the cutA gene encoding divalent-cation tolerance protein CutA, translating to MVLPEFVVALCTAPAGEAEDLARALVDARLAACVNVADVQSCFRWEGAVTSEAERLLVVKTQHRLLDPLMERIRELHSYETPEIIALPIVGGYAPYLDWVREETA from the coding sequence ATGGTTCTCCCGGAATTTGTCGTGGCCCTCTGCACCGCCCCCGCCGGCGAAGCGGAAGACCTCGCAAGAGCGCTTGTCGATGCACGCCTCGCCGCATGCGTGAACGTTGCCGACGTGCAGTCCTGCTTCCGGTGGGAAGGCGCGGTCACGAGCGAGGCCGAGCGGCTTCTTGTCGTGAAGACGCAGCACCGCCTGCTCGATCCGCTCATGGAACGGATCAGGGAACTCCATAGTTACGAGACCCCCGAGATCATCGCCCTCCCCATCGTCGGCGGCTACGCCCCGTACCTCGACTGGGTACGGGAGGAGACGGCCTGA
- the nifS gene encoding cysteine desulfurase NifS → MNDLEERPVYMDHAATTFMKPEVVAAMVPYFSEHFGNPSSLYRFSSESRSGVEGARGQVAAAVGASAGEIFFTASGTEADNWAIKGVALANRERGNHIVTSAIEHHAVLHTCEWLERQGFSVTYLPVDEFGRVEPAAVEAAITDETILVSVMTANNEIGTVQPVAEIGRIAHDHGVLFHTDAVQAIGAVPIDVEAMSIDLLSLSGHKFYGPKGTGALYIRRGTRVETLIHGGGQEWGRRAGTENVPGIVGLGRAIELATADIEGHNRRIGAMRDRLVSGILDAIPDSRLNGHPTERLPNNANFSFRYVEGESILLLLDGRGICASTGSACSSGSSEPSHVLLATGLPREEAHGSLRLTLGDANTEDDVDYLLEVLPEVIGRLRRISPLTPPTTPRVPEAE, encoded by the coding sequence ATGAACGACCTGGAAGAGCGTCCCGTGTATATGGATCATGCGGCGACGACATTCATGAAGCCCGAGGTCGTCGCGGCGATGGTTCCGTACTTCTCGGAGCACTTCGGCAACCCCTCGTCCCTCTACCGGTTCTCCAGCGAGTCCCGGAGCGGCGTCGAGGGTGCGCGGGGGCAGGTTGCGGCGGCCGTCGGCGCGAGCGCCGGCGAGATCTTCTTCACCGCGAGCGGCACGGAGGCCGACAACTGGGCGATCAAAGGAGTCGCTCTCGCGAACCGTGAGCGGGGCAACCATATCGTCACCTCCGCGATCGAGCACCACGCCGTCCTCCACACCTGCGAGTGGCTGGAGCGGCAGGGGTTCTCGGTCACCTACCTCCCGGTCGATGAGTTCGGGCGGGTGGAGCCGGCGGCGGTCGAAGCGGCGATCACGGATGAGACGATCCTCGTCTCGGTGATGACCGCGAACAACGAGATCGGGACAGTCCAGCCGGTCGCGGAGATCGGCAGGATAGCGCACGACCACGGCGTTCTCTTCCATACCGACGCCGTCCAGGCGATCGGGGCGGTGCCGATCGACGTCGAGGCGATGAGTATCGACCTCCTCTCGCTCTCCGGGCACAAGTTCTACGGTCCGAAGGGGACGGGAGCGCTCTACATCCGGCGGGGAACCCGGGTCGAGACCCTGATCCACGGCGGCGGGCAGGAGTGGGGCCGTCGGGCCGGGACCGAGAACGTCCCCGGCATCGTCGGGCTCGGGCGGGCGATCGAACTTGCGACCGCCGATATCGAGGGGCACAACCGCCGGATTGGTGCGATGCGCGACCGGCTGGTCAGCGGCATCCTCGACGCAATCCCGGACTCGCGGCTGAACGGCCACCCGACCGAGCGCCTCCCGAACAACGCGAACTTCAGTTTCCGCTACGTCGAGGGGGAGTCGATCCTCCTGCTCCTCGACGGACGCGGGATCTGCGCCTCCACGGGAAGCGCCTGCTCCTCGGGCTCGTCGGAACCGTCGCACGTCCTGCTCGCGACGGGGCTTCCCCGCGAGGAGGCGCACGGGTCGCTCCGGCTGACGCTCGGCGATGCGAACACGGAAGACGATGTCGATTATCTCCTTGAGGTGCTGCCGGAGGTGATCGGGCGGCTGCGGCGTATATCGCCGCTGACGCCGCCCACCACTCCCCGGGTACCGGAGGCCGAATGA
- a CDS encoding DUF1894 domain-containing protein — protein sequence MGCLEALKPEVILSQASFKEAREYIKKNVREYHEVEPGYKIHDVHIIGVPPLYVGIEGENLIFPYTKPCHGTFVVKVAGGEEIARLRARKGK from the coding sequence ATGGGCTGTCTCGAAGCGCTGAAACCCGAGGTCATTCTCTCGCAGGCATCCTTCAAGGAGGCGCGGGAGTACATCAAGAAGAACGTCCGGGAGTACCATGAGGTCGAGCCGGGCTACAAGATCCATGATGTCCATATCATCGGTGTGCCGCCGCTCTATGTCGGCATCGAGGGAGAGAACCTGATCTTCCCCTACACCAAGCCCTGCCACGGGACGTTCGTGGTGAAGGTCGCCGGCGGCGAGGAGATCGCACGGCTGCGGGCGCGGAAGGGGAAATAA